A DNA window from Desulfovibrio porci contains the following coding sequences:
- a CDS encoding HAD family hydrolase, translating into MPLQCLVFDCDGVILDSVPVKTRAFARLAEPFGPEARDRFVMYHTVHGGVSRYKKFEWFFREVLGREISEEESAQWGRRFAEYALDEVRRCPLIPGVRDVLETWRGRLPLYVCSGAPEEELRLVLHERRLEAYFTGIHGSPPAKAQVLERIVRDAGVEAENVLMVGDAVTDRDAADHVGALFYGVGQELKGGPFPWGADLTGLNDWIRARV; encoded by the coding sequence ATGCCTTTGCAATGTCTGGTTTTTGACTGCGACGGAGTGATTCTGGACAGCGTGCCGGTCAAGACGCGGGCTTTCGCCCGTCTGGCCGAGCCCTTCGGCCCGGAAGCGCGGGACCGTTTCGTCATGTATCATACGGTGCACGGCGGGGTCAGCCGCTACAAGAAGTTTGAATGGTTCTTCCGCGAAGTGCTGGGCCGCGAGATCAGCGAGGAGGAATCCGCCCAGTGGGGCCGCCGTTTCGCGGAATACGCCCTGGACGAAGTGCGCCGCTGCCCGCTGATCCCCGGCGTGCGGGACGTGCTGGAAACCTGGCGCGGCCGTTTGCCGCTCTATGTCTGCTCCGGCGCGCCGGAAGAGGAACTGCGTCTGGTCCTGCATGAACGCCGACTGGAAGCTTATTTTACCGGCATCCACGGTTCGCCCCCGGCCAAGGCCCAGGTGCTTGAGCGCATCGTGCGCGACGCCGGGGTGGAAGCTGAAAACGTCCTGATGGTGGGCGATGCCGTGACGGACCGCGACGCGGCGGACCATGTGGGCGCCTTGTTCTACGGCGTGGGGCAGGAACTCAAGGGCGGTCCCTTTCCTTGGGGCGCGGATCTGACCGGGCTCAACGACTGGATCCGGGCCAGGGTCTGA